One Rhodanobacteraceae bacterium DNA segment encodes these proteins:
- a CDS encoding paraquat-inducible protein A, which translates to MTSQLATHAPSPIIAEQCDCMVCRDCGALQTLVPVAPGQELVCGRCGNLLKRPTSDWLDKATALAVAAGILFISANVYTFMTLKLAGIEQDISILSGVLALAANDRWILSALVLLTIFLLPAFEAFALLYLLIPHRLQRRLPGQITIFRWLVELQPWIMLDVFLLGVLVTTVKLGDNATVEVGPGMLLFFALVFVLQLAYRVMNKDSLWTWLSPNNRFISDRSEMLYDCHACKAIVGLSIVETQGHCPRCNAEVHTRTPHSLQRTTALTLAAAILYIPANLFDIMKYDELGVNYDSTIFAGVIDLAHHGLWILALVVFVASVVVPVAKLLMLSFLVWSVHTRMNRAPRQRIKLYRLTELVGRWSMVDVYVVTLLTAAVQFGIIGAVAPGPALLPFAAVVVLTMLAAETFDPRLIWDPVDQANGAGEESSGAAASNPAVTQQQPIGSGTH; encoded by the coding sequence ATGACGAGCCAATTGGCGACACACGCGCCATCGCCGATCATCGCCGAACAGTGCGATTGCATGGTCTGTCGCGATTGTGGGGCGCTGCAAACCCTGGTGCCGGTGGCGCCGGGTCAGGAACTGGTGTGCGGCCGCTGTGGCAACCTGCTGAAGCGACCGACTTCGGACTGGCTGGACAAGGCCACGGCATTGGCCGTAGCTGCCGGCATTCTCTTCATCAGTGCCAATGTCTACACCTTCATGACCCTGAAGCTGGCGGGCATCGAGCAGGACATCAGCATCCTCTCCGGTGTCCTGGCGCTGGCGGCCAATGATCGCTGGATCCTGTCAGCCTTGGTGTTGCTCACGATCTTTCTGCTGCCGGCCTTCGAGGCTTTTGCGCTGCTGTACCTGCTGATTCCGCATCGATTGCAGCGGCGCCTGCCGGGTCAGATCACGATCTTCCGCTGGCTGGTGGAACTGCAGCCGTGGATCATGCTGGATGTCTTTCTGCTCGGCGTGCTGGTCACCACGGTCAAGCTCGGCGACAACGCCACGGTGGAGGTCGGGCCCGGCATGCTGCTGTTCTTTGCGCTGGTCTTCGTGTTGCAGTTGGCCTATCGAGTCATGAACAAGGACAGCCTGTGGACCTGGCTGTCGCCGAACAATCGCTTCATCAGCGATCGCAGCGAGATGCTCTACGACTGCCATGCCTGCAAGGCGATCGTCGGTCTGAGCATTGTCGAAACTCAGGGCCATTGCCCGCGTTGCAACGCCGAAGTGCACACCCGCACGCCGCACAGCCTGCAGCGCACCACCGCGCTGACCCTGGCGGCAGCCATCTTGTACATCCCCGCCAATCTGTTCGACATCATGAAGTACGACGAACTGGGCGTGAACTACGACAGCACGATCTTTGCCGGCGTGATCGATCTGGCGCATCACGGCTTGTGGATTCTGGCTCTGGTGGTATTCGTCGCCAGCGTCGTGGTGCCGGTTGCCAAATTGCTGATGTTGTCCTTTCTGGTCTGGTCCGTACACACGAGGATGAATCGCGCGCCACGTCAGCGGATCAAGCTGTATCGATTGACCGAACTGGTGGGGCGCTGGTCGATGGTCGATGTCTATGTGGTCACGCTGCTCACTGCCGCCGTGCAATTCGGCATCATCGGCGCCGTTGCGCCTGGTCCGGCCTTGCTGCCTTTTGCTGCAGTGGTGGTGTTGACGATGCTGGCGGCAGAGACCTTTGACCCGCGTCTGATCTGGGATCCGGTGGATCAGGCGAACGGCGCCGGCGAGGAATCGTCGGGAGCAGCCGCCAGCAATCCCGCAGTGACGCAGCAACAGCCCATTGGGAGTGGCACGCATTGA
- a CDS encoding membrane integrity-associated transporter subunit PqiC: protein MTNRSRASVLVAALLIGLSAGCASTVQVKRYYTLQAMNQPADAAPLNLEGGLGVGPVELPELMTGLNIVSVVGGQQVQKSPDHLWAGDLQRAISRVIADNLSRRLVLDDVSPFPWDTRHRPQRQISVLIESLQGGLGAQVTLAVKWRLLDQQGQHLVDVGRAQFTADTADASHASYVAAINGVISQFSLRLEAEVRQHWKAPD, encoded by the coding sequence ATGACAAATAGATCCCGTGCCAGTGTGCTGGTAGCGGCATTGCTGATCGGATTGAGCGCTGGCTGTGCCTCGACGGTGCAGGTCAAACGCTATTACACGCTGCAGGCCATGAACCAGCCTGCCGATGCGGCGCCACTCAACCTGGAGGGTGGCCTGGGCGTTGGTCCCGTGGAATTGCCCGAGCTGATGACCGGACTCAACATCGTCAGTGTGGTTGGCGGGCAGCAGGTGCAGAAGAGCCCCGATCATCTGTGGGCGGGCGATCTGCAGCGTGCGATCAGTCGGGTCATCGCCGACAACCTCAGCCGACGCCTGGTGCTGGATGACGTCTCACCCTTTCCCTGGGATACCCGGCATCGACCGCAGCGACAGATCAGCGTGCTGATCGAATCGCTGCAAGGTGGACTCGGCGCGCAGGTGACGCTGGCGGTGAAGTGGCGCTTGCTGGACCAGCAGGGACAGCATCTGGTGGATGTGGGCCGAGCGCAGTTCACCGCCGACACCGCCGATGCCAGCCATGCCAGCTATGTGGCCGCCATCAACGGCGTCATCAGCCAGTTCTCGCTGCGGCTGGAAGCGGAAGTGCGGCAACATTGGAAGGCGCCGGACTGA
- a CDS encoding MCE family protein, whose protein sequence is MAALLIGAWLAVNAWRQQGQEVEIIFDRASGIEVGKTQIRLKDVPVGKITSVSLSNDLSKVRVIAVLDRQVSQHLSENSRFWLVSPRISTTGVSNLGTLVSGVYIVMEPGKPGDFKTVFEGLSEPPTVASDDQGTQFVLQAETLGSLDIGSPVYFRELKVGEVTSYKLGDKGSSIELRIFIDAPHDKLVETQSRFWNVSGIDVRIGADGVKAKVASIASLISGGITFENSSGLDAAQPAPPDHSFFLYADRDSVLEERFTLEYFYRLKFSNSVRGLSVGAPVEFRGLKVGEVVDVQLDSVDNLPDSLHVFVSMQPQRLQADQLPDRESFDLKMADLVAKGMRAQLKTASLLTGAKYVDLSFPRDVTPAEFLVSEKFSDIPTMAASGDDLDQQVAGIARKIDSIAEGVNAIPFEKIGKELAQSMSSLNKVLGTLADADTAQKVDSTLANLSEASAQLNDALKSVEATLNSMTQTLQSVDSLLAPDSKTQYELNQTFRSLQNTVQSLTDLLEKLNRKPDSLIFGNDNDK, encoded by the coding sequence ATTGCCGCGCTGCTGATCGGTGCCTGGCTGGCTGTGAACGCGTGGCGCCAGCAAGGTCAGGAGGTGGAAATCATCTTCGATCGCGCCAGCGGCATCGAGGTCGGCAAGACCCAGATTCGGCTGAAGGATGTGCCGGTCGGCAAGATCACCAGCGTCAGTCTCAGCAATGATCTGAGCAAGGTGCGAGTCATTGCCGTGCTCGATCGCCAGGTCAGCCAGCACTTGAGCGAGAACAGCCGCTTCTGGCTGGTCAGTCCACGCATCAGCACCACCGGCGTGTCCAATCTGGGCACGCTGGTATCCGGTGTCTACATCGTCATGGAGCCGGGCAAGCCGGGCGACTTCAAGACCGTGTTTGAAGGCCTGTCCGAGCCGCCGACAGTGGCCTCCGACGACCAGGGCACGCAGTTCGTGCTGCAGGCCGAGACGCTGGGCTCGCTCGATATTGGTTCGCCGGTGTATTTCCGCGAGCTCAAGGTGGGCGAGGTCACCAGCTACAAGTTGGGCGACAAGGGTTCCTCGATCGAGCTGCGGATTTTCATCGATGCCCCGCACGACAAGCTGGTGGAAACCCAAAGCCGATTCTGGAATGTGAGCGGCATCGACGTCCGCATTGGCGCTGATGGCGTCAAGGCCAAGGTCGCGTCGATCGCGTCGCTGATCAGTGGTGGCATCACCTTCGAGAACAGCTCTGGGCTGGATGCGGCACAACCGGCGCCACCCGATCACAGCTTCTTCCTCTACGCCGATCGCGACTCGGTGCTGGAAGAGCGCTTCACGCTGGAGTACTTCTACCGGCTCAAGTTCAGCAACAGCGTGCGCGGTCTCAGTGTGGGGGCGCCCGTCGAGTTCCGTGGTCTGAAGGTGGGCGAAGTGGTTGATGTGCAGCTGGATTCGGTCGACAACCTGCCAGACAGCCTGCATGTGTTTGTCAGCATGCAGCCGCAACGACTGCAAGCCGATCAGTTGCCGGATCGGGAAAGCTTCGATCTGAAGATGGCCGATCTGGTGGCCAAGGGCATGCGTGCGCAGTTGAAGACGGCGAGCCTGCTGACCGGCGCCAAGTACGTCGATCTCAGTTTCCCGCGGGATGTCACGCCTGCTGAGTTCCTCGTCTCCGAGAAGTTCTCGGATATCCCGACCATGGCCGCCAGCGGCGACGATCTGGATCAACAGGTCGCCGGGATTGCCAGGAAGATCGACAGCATCGCCGAAGGCGTCAATGCCATTCCCTTCGAGAAGATCGGCAAGGAGCTGGCGCAGAGCATGTCCAGCCTGAACAAGGTGCTGGGCACCCTGGCCGATGCCGATACCGCGCAGAAGGTGGACAGCACGCTGGCCAATCTGAGCGAGGCCAGCGCGCAACTGAACGATGCCCTGAAGTCGGTGGAAGCCACCCTGAATTCGATGACGCAGACGCTGCAATCGGTGGACTCGCTGCTGGCCCCGGACTCGAAGACCCAGTACGAGCTGAATCAGACCTTCCGCTCGCTGCAGAACACGGTGCAGTCGTTGACCGATCTGCTGGAAAAGCTCAACCGCAAGCCGGACTCACTGATCTTTGGAAATGACAATGACAAATAG